A single genomic interval of Solanum stenotomum isolate F172 unplaced genomic scaffold, ASM1918654v1 scaffold17555, whole genome shotgun sequence harbors:
- the LOC125850536 gene encoding bidirectional sugar transporter SWEET1-like — protein sequence MAIIKILHTLFGVFGNITGLFLFLAPMITFKRVIMNKSTEQFSGIPYVMTLLNCLLSTWYGLPFVSPNNMLVSIINGTGAGLEAFYVLVFLIFAPKKEKAKISGILFVVLSIFSTVALVSMLALHSNKRKVFSGFAAAIFSIIMYGSPLSIMRLVIKTKSVEYMPFFLSLFVFLCGTSWFVYGLLGKDPFIAVPNGVGSFLGTAQLILYAIYRENKGQIKKGEEDGRVEMELEKPYEKEIPNTQNSDAKV from the exons ATGGCAATCATCAAAATTCTCCACACTTTGTTTGGGGTTTTTG GCAATATTACTGGCTTGTTTCTCTTCTTAGCTCCAAT GATAACATTCAAGAGGGTTATTATGAATAAGTCAACAGAGCAATTCTCAGGCATACCATATGTAATGACACTTCTCAATTGCTTGCTCTCTACTTG GTATGGTCTACCATTTGTGTCACCAAACAACATGTTGGTATCAATTATCAATGGCACAGGAGCAGGACTTGAGGCATTCTATGTGTTAGTTTTTCTCATATTTGCACCAAAGAAGGAAAAAGCAAAAATCTCTGGAATTctatttgttgtcctttctatCTTCTCAACTGTTGCATTGGTCTCAATGTTAGCTCTTCATAGCAATAAAAGAAAGGTCTTTAGTGGCTTTGCTGCTGCTATTTTTTCCATCATTATGTATGGTTCTCCTTTGTCAATTATG AGGCTAGTGATCAAGACTAAAAGTGTGGAGTACATGCCTTTCTTCTTGTccttgtttgtttttctttgtggCACCTCATGGTTTGTctatggattgcttggaaaagACCCTTTCATTGCA GTACCAAATGGAGTTGGAAGTTTTCTAGGAACAGCACAATTGATATTGTATGCCATTTATAGGGAAAACAAaggacaaatcaagaaaggtgAGGAAGATGGAAGAGTAGAGATGGAATTAGAGAAGCCATATGAGAAGGAAATACCTAACACCCAAAATAGTGATGCAAAAGTATGA